Proteins co-encoded in one Xiphophorus hellerii strain 12219 chromosome 10, Xiphophorus_hellerii-4.1, whole genome shotgun sequence genomic window:
- the ercc4 gene encoding DNA repair endonuclease XPF has product MAGPLLDFETEMFLGLFESDGLLVAAEGLGIDRILLQFLRVYSEEGSLVLLLNTTIAEQEYFTEQLQVEGVTHLPRTVTSDVQSAERYGVYTGGGVLFVTSRILVVDFLTDRIPAHLISGILVYRAHKIMESCQEAFILRLFRQKNKTGFIKAFTDKATSFCSGFCQVERVMRNLFVKKLYLWPRFQASVNAALDRHKPEVVELHVSLTPAMRAIQSSILDIMSACLKELKRYNPSLEAEDLSLENALGNAFEKTIRHYLDPLWHQLGAKTKALVQDLKVLRVLLLYLTQYDCVTFLNLLESLRSSQKTFGSNSGWLFLDCSTAMFVNARSRVYRCPDGGKKPKLTAENHKGQRVPEVKRELVLEKSPKWEVLTEVLDEIKKENQNAQQEPGRVLICASDDRTCAQLQQFIKHGSDWLLNRLYARTVGKRDSAAAAATSDPDSLKKGKGRLKKGGKGKEPAQKRSTKTGKSRASLTLTQMMRKDEEQEEERGGDDDEDQLMEEEEEQLNLNLSSDSYYGVLKEPLTVIHPLRGCSDPHSLTRVLQEVQPAFVVLYDAELSFVRQLEVHRAGRPGKPLRVYFLIYGGSTEEQRYLTALSHEKKAFELLIREKATMVIPEEREGRENTNLDLARSLEPANSATNSRRAGGQEPGAAPSRVIVDMREFRSELPALLHRRGLDIEPVTLQVGDYILTPDICVERKSVSDLIGSLQSGRLYTQCLAMTRCYRKPLLLIEFDPAKPFSLTARSDFRSEISSADVSSKLTLLTLHFPRLRILWCPSPHATAELFQELKLGRAEPDAAAAQAVTAESDAAGESADLYNPGPYDFLMKMPGVNAKNCRALVRSAGSLAELAERSRDELAAALGNANNARMLHEFLHNAADVPAAAHKHKLTS; this is encoded by the exons ATGGCGGGCCCGCTGCTGGACTTCGAAACCGAGATGTTTCTGGGTCTCTTCGAGTCCGACGGGCTGCTGGTGGCGGCGGAGGGGCTGGGCATCGACCGCATCCTGCTGCAGTTCCTGCGGGTTTACTCCGAGGAGGGCAGCCTGGTCCTGCTGCTCAACACAACCATAGCCGAACAG GAGTATTTCACGGAGCAGCTGCAGGTGGAGGGCGTGACCCACCTGCCCAGGACGGTGACCAGCGACGTCCAGAGCGCTGAGCGCTACGGCGTTTACACCGGAGGGGGGGTTCTGTTCGTCACCAGCAGGATCCTGGTGGTGGACTTCCTCACCGACCGCATCCCCGCCCACCTCATCTCAG GCATCCTGGTGTATCGGGCTCATAAGATCATGGAGTCGTGTCAGGAGGCATTCATCCTCCGTCTGTTCAGGCAGAAGAATAAGACCGGCTTCATCAAAGCCTTCACTGACAAGGCCACTTCCTTCTGCTCGGGTTTCTGCCAGGTGGAGCGGGTCATGAGGAACCTGTTCGTCAAGAAGCTTTACCTGTGGCCCAG ATTCCAGGCGTCTGTGAACGCAGCGCTGGACAGACACAAGCCGGAGGTGGTGGAGCTGCATGTGTCGCTGACGCCAGCCATGAGGGCCATCCAGAGCTCCATCCTGGACATCATGAGCGCCTGCCTGAAGGAGCTGAAGCGCTACAACCCCAGCCTGGAGGCCGAGGACCTGTCGCTGGAGAACGCGCTGGGGAACGCCTTTGAGAAG ACGATCCGTCACTACCTGGACCCGCTGTGGCACCAGCTGGGAGCCAAGACCAAGGCGCTAGTCCAGGACCTGAAGGTCCTCCGGGTTCTGCTCCTCTACCTCACCCAGTACGACTGCGTCACCTTCCTCAACCTGCTGGAGTCGCTGCGCTCCAGCCAGAAGACCTTCGGCTCCAACTCAG GCTGGCTCTTCCTGGACTGCAGCACCGCCATGTTTGTCAACGCCAGGAGCCGAGTGTACCGCTGCCCCGACGGCGGGAAGAAACCCAAACTGACCGCCGAGAATCACAAAG GTCAGCGTGTTCCAGAGGTCAAGCGGGAGCTGGTGCTGGAGAAGAGTCCAAAGTGGGAGGTTCTGACTGAGGTTCTGGACGAGATCAAGAAGGAGAACCAGAACGCTCAGCAGGAACCAG GTCGGGTTCTGATCTGCGCCAGTGACGACCGGACCTGCGCGCAGCTGCAGCAGTTCATCAAGcatggctctgattggctgctgaaCCGGCTTTACGCCCGGACCGTCGGGAAACGGGATTCTGCTGCTGCGGCCGCGACCTCTGACCCGGACTCACTGAAAAAGGGGAAAGGTCGGCTGAAAAAAGGAGGGAAAGGGAAAGAACCGGCGCAGAAACGAAGCACCAAGACAGGGAAAAGCCGAGCTTCTCTGACGCTGACCCAGATGATGAGGAAGGACgaggaacaggaggaggagcGGGGCGGCGATGATGATGAAGATCAActgatggaggaagaggaggagcagctgaacCTGAACCTGTCGTCTGACTCCTACTACGGCGTCCTGAAGGAGCCGCTGACAGTCATCCACCCTCTGAGGGGCTGCTCCGACCCGCACAGCCTGACCCGGGTTCTGCAGGAGGTCCAGCCCGCCTTCGTGGTTCTGTACGACGCCGAGCTCAGCTTCGTCCGCCAGCTGGAGGTCCACAGAGCCGGCCGGCCCGGGAAGCCGCTGCGCGTCTACTTCCTGATCTACGGCGGCTCCACCGAGGAGCAGAGGTACCTCACGGCGCTGTCCCACGAGAAGAAGGCCTTCGAGCTTCTGATCAG AGAAAAAGCCACCATGGTGatcccagaggagagagaggggCGAGAGAACACCAACCTGGACTTAGCCAGGAGTTTAGAGCCGGCCAACAGCGCCACCAACAGCAGGAGAGCAG GGGGCCAGGAGCCGGGCGCCGCGCCGTCCAGGGTCATCGTGGACATGCGGGAGTTCCGCAGCGAGCTGCCGGCGCTGCTGCACCGCCGCGGCCTGGACATCGAGCCCGTCACGCTGCAGGTGGGCGACTACATCCTGACGCCCGACATCTGCGTGGAGCGGAAGAGCGTGAGCGACCTGATCGGCTCGCTGCAGAGCGGCCGGCTCTACACGCAGTGCCTCGCCATGACGCGCTGCTACCGGAAGCCGCTGCTGCTGATCGAGTTCGACCCGGCCAAGCCGTTCTCCCTGACGGCCCGCTCCGACTTCCGCAGCGAAATCTCCTCCGCCGACGTCTCCTCCAAGCTCACGTTGCTCACGCTGCACTTCCCCCGCCTCCGGATCCTGTGGTGCCCGTCGCCTCACGCCACCGCGGAGCTCTTCCAGGAGCTGAAGCTGGGCCGGGCCGAGCCGGACGCCGCCGCCGCCCAGGCCGTCACGGCCGAGTCGGACGCCGCCGGCGAGTCGGCGGACCTCTACAACCCCGGGCCGTACGACTTCCTGATGAAGATGCCGGGCGTCAACGCCAAGAACTGCCGGGCGCTGGTGAGAAGCGCCGGCAGCCTGGCCGAGCTGGCGGAGCGGAGCCGCGACGAGCTGGCGGCCGCTCTGGGGAACGCCAACAACGCCAGGATGCTGCATGAGTTCCTGCACAACGCTGCCGATGTTCCAGCTGCTgcgcacaaacacaaactgacgTCATGA